The genomic window GTCAGATCGGCGGCCATTGCCACCACAACCACGCCATAGATTCCGGCACCGATCCCGTCCAGCATCTGCAAAGCCACCACCGCGCGAGGACTGCTGGCAAATGTGTAGGAAAGAATGCGTAAGGGAAGTGCCCAGAAACCAATCATCATCACCGCTTTACGTCCCCGGCTCTCACACATTCTCCCGCTTAGCCAGGCAACAGGAACCATAACGACCTGTGCCATGAGAACCGTTGAAGTCATGAGAGAATCGGACCCGCCGAGCATTTTTACATACAGCGCCGTAAGCGGAAGCACGGGAGCGTTGGCAAAGTGGAAAAGGGAAATCGCAACGAAGAGCCCTAGGATAGCACGGTCGCCAAGCAGGGAGCGCCAGCTCTGGTCGTGTTCGATTGTAGGGCCGTCTTTGCGTCCCGAACCCCTGGCCTCGTCCAGCTCATTGCGACGAATGAGGAAGACGGATGCGGCCCCAATGAGCGATGCGAACCCGACAGAATAGAAAACACCCGCCGTCCCGAACCATTTCACGAGTCCGATAGCAAGCAGGGCTGCGACGATGTTGCCCGCGTGGTTCCAGCTCTGGTTCTCGCCCATGAGTGGTCCCAGAAATTGCTTTCCGGCCAGTGCCAGTGCCAAGGCGCCCAGGAGCGGAGCAAAGAAGCTTTGCGTAATTCCAGAGAGAAAAAGCAGCGGGTCGATCCATGCAAATGC from Pseudacidobacterium ailaaui includes these protein-coding regions:
- a CDS encoding MFS transporter, which codes for MAQSGWPFSARSRIGLNAANFFQAESVGVLLPVLSAFLKDARWRYDAIGVATATAGLGTLLFQTPAGIITDKVASRRTLFAIVSITTGLCFVLLPIVPPAFAWIDPLLFLSGITQSFFAPLLGALALALAGKQFLGPLMGENQSWNHAGNIVAALLAIGLVKWFGTAGVFYSVGFASLIGAASVFLIRRNELDEARGSGRKDGPTIEHDQSWRSLLGDRAILGLFVAISLFHFANAPVLPLTALYVKMLGGSDSLMTSTVLMAQVVMVPVAWLSGRMCESRGRKAVMMIGFWALPLRILSYTFASSPRAVVALQMLDGIGAGIYGVVVVAMAADLTAGKGKFNSLLGLFATAQAVGGVVGPVVSGIIVQHLGFKATFWAFAVLALAAAMALSFLVPETSRQDHPSPLR